In Deltaproteobacteria bacterium, a genomic segment contains:
- a CDS encoding ATP-binding cassette domain-containing protein has protein sequence MAGESIIQVENFTAAYDDEIILSRVSFEVYAGEVFVILGGSGCGKSTLLKHMIGLYRPAAGTIRIDGADVVGAERQERSEILRKFGVMYQSGALFGSMTLLENICLPLEEFTDLPPEAIRLIALMKLKQVGLDGFDSHVPAELSGGMQKRAAIARAMALDPRILFLDEPSAGLDPITSAELDELIVSLSRNLKMTFVIVSHELPSIFAIADRVIMLDKKVKGIVATGKPNELRDHSDNPWVRQFFSRQASLNG, from the coding sequence ATGGCGGGTGAGAGCATCATTCAGGTTGAGAATTTTACCGCTGCTTACGATGACGAGATCATCTTGAGCCGAGTGAGTTTCGAGGTTTACGCCGGCGAAGTGTTCGTCATTCTCGGCGGCTCGGGTTGCGGCAAAAGCACCTTGCTAAAACATATGATCGGCCTGTACCGGCCGGCGGCGGGCACCATTCGCATCGACGGCGCCGATGTCGTCGGTGCCGAGCGCCAAGAGCGCAGCGAAATCTTGCGCAAGTTCGGCGTCATGTATCAGAGCGGTGCGCTGTTCGGTTCGATGACGCTGTTGGAAAATATCTGTTTGCCGCTGGAAGAGTTCACCGATCTGCCGCCCGAGGCGATTCGTTTGATCGCCTTGATGAAGCTCAAGCAGGTGGGCTTGGACGGTTTCGACAGTCATGTACCGGCGGAATTGAGCGGCGGCATGCAGAAGCGCGCCGCCATCGCCCGCGCCATGGCGCTCGATCCACGGATACTCTTTCTCGACGAACCGTCGGCGGGTTTGGATCCGATCACCTCGGCGGAACTCGACGAGTTGATCGTCAGCCTGTCGCGCAATCTGAAAATGACCTTCGTCATCGTCAGCCACGAGTTGCCGAGCATCTTCGCGATTGCGGACCGGGTGATTATGTTAGATAAAAAAGTCAAAGGGATCGTCGCCACGGGTAAGCCCAATGAACTGCGCGATCATAGCGATAATCCTTGGGTGCGGCAATTTTTCTCGCGCCAAGCTTCGCTTAATGGGTGA
- a CDS encoding ABC transporter substrate-binding protein — translation MKSPTTASPPKWRKKWATRFRNPRHRSLSPRPFRWERARVRALRTVMSRLSPRKLVWHICAALLLTILNALPATSQDKRTKVRISNAGLTITALPLLAARDWGVFKENGLDVEIVVMSPPLGAAAMNQGDIDYVAGVGPASVAATLTGLPSRAIWFSSDRISYWLQSAPQYKSLQELKGKKIALSGGVGGTNHVALLIALEKSGANPKDYVMVAIPGQQLQIYYSLESGFVEAALMSPPHIFAAAKKGFHKILDVGAMVEMPGGGLTAMVKTIQERPAETRRVIRALQVAKDEVRKSKPRTVELIMRLLKMDKDGAGETYDAFLTTLNPSGLPNRAGIDNLVRSLQAQGRFVDRKVNFAEVADDRLATEVAKELGYKLP, via the coding sequence ATGAAATCGCCGACGACCGCCTCGCCACCGAAGTGGCGAAAGAAATGGGCTACAAGATTCCGTAATCCCCGCCATCGAAGTCTTTCCCCTCGCCCATTCCGATGGGAGAGGGCGAGGGTGAGGGCGTTAAGGACAGTCATGAGTCGATTATCACCGCGAAAATTAGTCTGGCACATTTGCGCCGCACTACTTCTAACAATTCTCAACGCTCTCCCGGCAACAAGCCAAGACAAACGCACCAAGGTGCGCATCTCCAACGCCGGCCTGACCATCACCGCGCTGCCGCTGTTGGCCGCGCGCGATTGGGGCGTCTTTAAAGAGAACGGACTCGACGTCGAAATCGTCGTCATGAGCCCACCGCTGGGCGCCGCCGCGATGAATCAAGGCGACATCGATTATGTCGCCGGCGTCGGGCCGGCGTCGGTCGCCGCGACGCTTACCGGTTTGCCGTCGCGGGCGATTTGGTTTTCTTCGGATCGCATTTCCTACTGGCTGCAGAGCGCGCCACAGTATAAGTCGCTACAAGAACTCAAAGGCAAAAAGATCGCGCTGTCGGGCGGCGTCGGCGGCACCAATCATGTCGCGTTGCTCATCGCCCTGGAAAAGTCCGGCGCCAACCCGAAAGATTACGTCATGGTGGCGATTCCCGGCCAGCAACTGCAAATTTACTATTCGCTCGAATCCGGTTTCGTCGAGGCCGCGCTGATGTCGCCGCCGCATATTTTTGCCGCGGCGAAAAAAGGCTTTCACAAAATCTTGGACGTCGGCGCCATGGTGGAAATGCCCGGCGGCGGTTTGACCGCAATGGTGAAAACCATACAAGAGCGCCCCGCCGAAACGCGGCGCGTCATCCGCGCGCTGCAAGTCGCCAAGGACGAAGTACGCAAGTCGAAACCACGAACAGTGGAATTGATCATGCGGCTTTTGAAAATGGACAAGGACGGCGCCGGAGAAACTTACGACGCGTTTCTGACGACATTGAATCCCAGCGGTCTGCCCAATCGCGCCGGCATCGACAACCTGGTTCGTTCGCTCCAAGCCCAAGGCCGTTTCGTCGACCGCAAAGTAAATTTCGCCGAAGTCGCCGACGACCGCCTAGCAACCGAAGTGGCGAAGGAGTTGGGCTATAAGCTGCCATAG
- a CDS encoding ABC transporter substrate-binding protein, with protein MTNMEQKLAQRGKMISLLIAIILALLSANHGPAQERRGKTRISNAGFTITALPLLAAKEWGIFNANNLDMEVILMQSNLVPAALTQGDIDYQAGVGPASVNATMTGFATRAIWFSSDRISYRLMAKPQYKTLESLKQKKVAVTGLGGTVHIAFNMAVDKAGGNPKDFVLVTIGGQ; from the coding sequence TTGACTAACATGGAGCAAAAGTTGGCGCAGCGTGGAAAAATGATTTCATTACTCATCGCGATAATTTTGGCGCTGCTCTCAGCCAATCACGGCCCGGCGCAAGAACGGCGTGGCAAGACGAGAATTTCGAATGCCGGCTTCACCATCACGGCGCTGCCTCTTCTCGCCGCCAAGGAATGGGGCATCTTCAACGCCAACAACTTGGACATGGAAGTGATTCTCATGCAGTCCAACCTAGTGCCGGCGGCGTTGACCCAAGGCGATATCGATTATCAAGCCGGTGTCGGCCCGGCTTCGGTGAATGCGACGATGACCGGCTTCGCCACCCGCGCGATTTGGTTTTCATCCGATCGTATTTCCTACCGGCTGATGGCCAAACCGCAGTACAAAACTCTCGAAAGCCTCAAGCAAAAAAAAGTCGCCGTCACCGGTTTGGGCGGCACGGTGCATATCGCGTTCAACATGGCAGTGGATAAAGCCGGCGGTAATCCAAAAGATTTCGTCTTAGTAACCATCGGCGGCCAATAA
- a CDS encoding hydantoinase B/oxoprolinase family protein translates to MTHDIDMNSSATNEAANRPPVDPITLEVIRHGIISICDQIDANMTRTAFSPYIYEYKDYAVGFVSASGELMAQSTGGMPVFVADSVGAAVKDGLEVYGRENLHKGDVIVCNHAAIQGQHLNNTVMYTPVLGGAKGDELIGFFAVNCHWIDIGGSAIGSVSYSSTDIFMEGLQLRSIKLWSKGEPLEEVYRIIENNTRFPLELLGDIEAQLGGCFLGRDLTQQMADKYGTKVFLGTLAAILDQCEAATREKIRAIPDGVYQHEAFLDNDGVRDEKIPIRVKVIVAGDELTVDFSDMSPQVKGCVNSGFYGGGRTCVRVAFKYLIATGEPANEGTFRPVKMILPEGKLISAEATAAMGLYSIPFPTVIDCIIKALEPALPEQVTGAHFGTFSSLSFAGKRQDSGAVFKANDSGHGGWGACATHDGAGPFRTMAHGDTRLIPIELQESMYPFRVEEFRLRQDSGGAGKWRGGLGFEKQYVLLAPCELWANFDRIGCPPWGVQGAKQAKSGQVLIFKNGAQEPELLYKTENRPLTTGDRVRMSTGGGGGYGDPQLRPVELVERDVIRGFVSTDSARDDYGVVIDNDGNARR, encoded by the coding sequence ATGACCCATGACATCGATATGAACTCCAGTGCCACAAATGAGGCGGCCAACAGGCCGCCGGTCGACCCCATTACCCTCGAAGTGATCCGCCACGGCATCATTTCGATCTGCGATCAAATCGACGCCAACATGACGCGCACGGCGTTTAGCCCGTATATTTACGAGTACAAAGATTATGCCGTCGGTTTTGTCAGCGCGAGCGGCGAATTGATGGCCCAGTCCACCGGCGGCATGCCGGTGTTTGTCGCCGACTCGGTCGGCGCGGCGGTGAAAGACGGCTTGGAAGTTTACGGCCGGGAAAATCTGCACAAGGGCGATGTCATCGTCTGCAACCACGCGGCGATCCAAGGGCAGCATTTGAACAACACCGTCATGTACACGCCGGTGCTGGGCGGCGCCAAGGGCGATGAGCTGATTGGTTTTTTCGCTGTCAACTGCCACTGGATCGACATCGGCGGTTCGGCGATCGGCTCGGTTTCCTATTCTTCCACCGACATTTTCATGGAAGGTTTGCAGCTCCGTTCGATCAAACTTTGGTCCAAGGGTGAGCCGCTGGAAGAAGTTTACCGCATTATCGAGAACAACACGCGTTTTCCGTTAGAACTTCTCGGCGACATCGAAGCGCAGCTCGGCGGCTGTTTTCTCGGCCGCGATCTTACGCAACAGATGGCGGACAAGTACGGCACGAAAGTTTTTCTCGGCACGTTGGCGGCGATACTCGATCAATGCGAAGCGGCGACCCGGGAAAAGATCCGCGCCATCCCCGATGGGGTTTATCAACACGAGGCGTTTCTCGACAACGACGGCGTACGCGATGAGAAAATCCCCATTCGTGTCAAAGTCATCGTCGCCGGCGATGAACTGACCGTCGATTTCAGCGACATGTCGCCGCAGGTCAAAGGCTGCGTCAACTCCGGTTTCTACGGCGGCGGGCGTACCTGCGTGCGGGTCGCGTTCAAATATTTGATCGCCACCGGCGAGCCGGCCAACGAGGGTACCTTTCGGCCGGTGAAAATGATTTTGCCCGAAGGCAAATTAATCAGCGCCGAAGCCACCGCGGCGATGGGACTCTACAGTATTCCATTTCCCACAGTCATCGATTGCATCATCAAAGCTTTGGAGCCGGCGCTGCCCGAACAAGTTACCGGGGCGCACTTCGGGACGTTTTCTTCATTAAGTTTCGCCGGCAAGCGGCAGGATAGCGGCGCGGTGTTCAAGGCCAACGACAGCGGCCACGGCGGCTGGGGCGCCTGCGCGACCCACGACGGCGCCGGCCCGTTTCGCACCATGGCCCATGGCGACACGCGGCTGATTCCCATCGAGCTTCAGGAGTCGATGTATCCGTTTCGCGTCGAGGAATTTCGTCTGCGCCAAGATTCCGGCGGCGCCGGCAAGTGGCGCGGCGGTTTGGGCTTCGAAAAGCAATATGTTCTGCTCGCGCCCTGCGAGCTGTGGGCCAACTTCGACCGCATTGGCTGCCCGCCCTGGGGCGTGCAAGGAGCCAAGCAGGCGAAGTCGGGCCAGGTGCTGATTTTTAAAAACGGCGCGCAGGAGCCGGAGCTGCTCTACAAAACCGAAAATCGTCCACTCACTACCGGCGACCGTGTGCGCATGTCGACGGGCGGCGGCGGCGGCTACGGCGATCCGCAGCTGCGGCCGGTGGAATTAGTCGAGCGCGATGTGATTCGCGGCTTCGTTTCAACTGACAGCGCGCGCGACGATTACGGTGTTGTCATTGATAATGATGGCAATGCGCGGAGATAA
- a CDS encoding FAD-dependent oxidoreductase, translated as MEPLYSDIVIVGAGLAGFTAAVRAAERGAQVLLVDKSNGELGDGNVLMASGSLRAGGKSPKTDAKELHDFVMSEGVAYPDLVKSWSATCSRAIDWLPTVGVAIEETAPGRIWLQQESEISYGPVYKKDVGPRAIASLKKQFLKLGGRYMNGMEGVRLIVENNRVVGLVGKQNGREIELRSRATILSTGGFSANKELVKRYIGSHADRCKLRGSKQDTGDGLRMALEVGAKAVNLKYFYGHLIARKALSDDRFWPYPRLDSFVDEGMLVNATGQRFVDEGRGDVAVANDLARSDDPTGATLIFDRESWAASKDNPSSASLKIPAPNPWIIDNGAEIFSHETVEGLAQALGIDRAKLKKTVEDYNRAVETNDAKALTVTRTGKPKALRAPLYGLRVVSGITFTMGGVAINGRAQVLNQEEKSIAGLFAAGDAIGGLMGGQRGGYTGGLMQAIVTGILAGESAAETK; from the coding sequence ATGGAACCACTCTACTCAGACATTGTCATCGTCGGCGCCGGCCTCGCCGGCTTCACCGCCGCGGTCCGTGCCGCCGAACGAGGCGCGCAAGTTTTACTCGTCGATAAAAGTAACGGCGAACTAGGCGACGGCAACGTCTTGATGGCGTCAGGCAGCCTGCGCGCCGGCGGCAAGAGTCCGAAGACCGATGCCAAAGAGCTGCACGATTTCGTCATGTCCGAAGGCGTCGCCTATCCCGACTTGGTCAAGTCTTGGTCGGCGACGTGCAGCCGCGCCATCGATTGGTTGCCGACTGTCGGCGTCGCCATCGAAGAGACCGCGCCGGGAAGAATTTGGCTCCAGCAAGAGAGCGAGATTTCCTACGGCCCGGTTTACAAAAAGGATGTCGGCCCGCGCGCCATCGCCAGTCTCAAAAAACAGTTCTTAAAACTCGGCGGCCGCTATATGAACGGCATGGAAGGCGTGCGGCTGATCGTCGAGAACAACCGCGTCGTCGGCCTCGTCGGTAAACAGAACGGTCGAGAAATTGAATTGCGTAGTCGCGCGACGATTCTCTCCACCGGCGGTTTCAGCGCCAACAAAGAATTGGTGAAACGATATATCGGCTCCCACGCCGACCGCTGCAAACTACGCGGCTCCAAGCAAGACACCGGCGACGGTCTGCGCATGGCGCTGGAAGTCGGCGCCAAAGCGGTCAATCTCAAATATTTCTACGGCCATCTGATCGCGCGCAAAGCGCTTAGCGACGACCGCTTCTGGCCCTACCCGCGTTTAGATTCATTTGTCGACGAAGGCATGCTCGTCAATGCCACCGGCCAGCGCTTTGTCGACGAAGGCCGCGGCGATGTCGCGGTGGCCAACGATCTGGCGCGCAGCGACGATCCCACCGGCGCGACTTTGATTTTCGATCGCGAGTCTTGGGCCGCGTCAAAGGACAACCCGTCGTCCGCGTCGCTAAAAATTCCCGCGCCCAATCCATGGATAATCGACAACGGCGCCGAAATATTTTCCCACGAGACCGTCGAAGGCCTGGCGCAAGCGCTCGGCATCGATCGCGCAAAACTGAAAAAAACTGTCGAGGATTACAATCGCGCGGTAGAAACGAACGATGCGAAGGCATTAACCGTGACGCGCACGGGCAAACCGAAAGCGCTGCGCGCGCCGCTCTACGGCTTGCGCGTCGTCTCCGGCATCACTTTTACAATGGGCGGCGTCGCCATCAACGGTCGCGCCCAAGTTCTGAACCAAGAAGAAAAATCCATCGCCGGCCTGTTCGCCGCCGGCGACGCCATCGGCGGTCTAATGGGCGGCCAGCGCGGCGGCTACACCGGCGGTCTGATGCAGGCGATTGTAACGGGAATTTTAGCCGGCGAAAGCGCGGCTGAGACGAAGTAG
- a CDS encoding extracellular solute-binding protein: MGADSYLTPLVKRKIFYEVDWPKFLPGRITNEMVEGERTSLRVYTGIPGMPYNTKRVPKNETPTTLKDMLKPFWKGKLASTPYVTSLNILASKEMWGKEAALEYVRQLSKQVTGLIRCNEIDRVASGEFLSFVMDCSGSQTFEAQAHGAPVEHVIACDGAMLRHRMLAIPKNAEHPNAAKLFATFMLTKEAQKQLWDSDFSDMYLFPESHMGERVRAAQKRGVKFFVPTLEWVAANPEIDAISEEMVKIMTQK, translated from the coding sequence ATCGGCGCCGACAGCTATCTCACGCCGCTAGTCAAGCGCAAAATATTTTACGAAGTAGACTGGCCGAAGTTTTTGCCCGGCCGGATCACCAACGAAATGGTCGAAGGCGAGCGCACCAGTTTGCGGGTGTACACCGGCATTCCGGGAATGCCCTATAACACAAAGCGCGTACCAAAAAACGAAACGCCGACGACTCTCAAGGACATGCTCAAACCTTTTTGGAAGGGCAAACTGGCATCGACTCCCTATGTGACGAGTTTAAATATCCTGGCATCGAAGGAGATGTGGGGCAAAGAAGCGGCGCTGGAATATGTCCGGCAGCTATCGAAGCAAGTGACCGGACTGATCCGCTGCAACGAGATCGATCGGGTCGCCTCGGGCGAATTTCTCAGCTTCGTCATGGACTGTTCCGGATCGCAGACTTTTGAAGCCCAAGCCCACGGCGCGCCGGTCGAGCATGTCATCGCATGCGACGGCGCCATGCTGCGCCATCGCATGCTGGCGATCCCCAAAAACGCCGAACATCCCAACGCCGCCAAACTATTCGCGACGTTCATGCTGACCAAGGAGGCCCAGAAACAACTTTGGGACAGCGACTTCTCCGACATGTATCTGTTCCCCGAATCGCACATGGGCGAGCGCGTGCGCGCGGCGCAGAAACGCGGCGTAAAGTTTTTCGTGCCGACCCTCGAATGGGTCGCGGCCAACCCAGAGATCGACGCGATCTCCGAAGAGATGGTCAAGATCATGACCCAGAAATGA
- a CDS encoding MCE family protein encodes MQKLSYFKIGLFVIAASLIAVVGVIVLGVGTVFRHDTLLETYVDESVQGLDVGSAVKFRGVPIGKVEKITLTSAEYSTRKRYVLVRVGIAPTMFHFAGAGLNQAGFKLEVDRGLRLRLAAQGLTGVAYIEADYADPQRNPALEIDWQPIYPYIPSTRSRITQLSESLEKILRSLENVDLGRLVDGMEKSLGTITKVAESVKFEKLSGEAVAFLSEVRETNRQLKELVGAQEFKSAASDAAAAAKGARAIITSAEKPMQQLLADLPQASESMTRLIKRLDGISGELPETSAQLRQSLRRLNRLLASQQNEIQNTMENIRSISENVKELSEDSKRFPSQAIFGAPPPQSEAVRK; translated from the coding sequence ATGCAAAAACTCAGTTACTTTAAAATCGGATTGTTCGTCATCGCCGCGTCGCTGATCGCGGTGGTGGGCGTGATCGTGCTCGGTGTCGGCACGGTCTTTCGACACGATACTTTGCTGGAGACTTATGTCGACGAGTCGGTGCAAGGCTTGGACGTCGGCTCGGCGGTGAAATTTCGCGGCGTGCCGATCGGCAAGGTGGAAAAGATCACTTTGACCAGCGCCGAATATTCTACTCGCAAGCGCTACGTGTTGGTGCGCGTCGGCATCGCGCCGACGATGTTTCATTTCGCCGGGGCAGGGCTCAATCAGGCCGGCTTCAAGTTGGAGGTGGATCGCGGCTTGCGGCTGCGGTTGGCGGCTCAAGGCTTGACCGGCGTGGCGTATATCGAAGCCGATTACGCCGACCCGCAGCGCAATCCAGCGTTGGAAATCGACTGGCAGCCGATCTACCCCTACATACCGTCGACGCGCAGCCGCATCACCCAGTTGAGCGAATCCTTGGAGAAAATTCTTCGCAGCTTGGAAAACGTCGACCTCGGCCGGTTGGTCGACGGTATGGAGAAATCTTTGGGCACCATCACCAAGGTTGCTGAGAGCGTGAAGTTCGAAAAGTTGAGCGGCGAGGCGGTGGCCTTTCTCTCGGAAGTGCGCGAGACCAACCGCCAGCTCAAAGAGCTGGTCGGCGCCCAAGAATTCAAAAGCGCGGCGAGCGACGCCGCAGCGGCGGCGAAGGGGGCGCGGGCGATCATCACTAGCGCCGAGAAGCCGATGCAGCAGTTGCTCGCCGACTTGCCGCAAGCTTCAGAGAGCATGACGCGGCTGATCAAACGGCTCGATGGGATCTCCGGCGAGCTGCCGGAGACCAGCGCGCAGTTGCGTCAGTCCTTGCGGCGCTTGAACCGCCTGCTCGCCAGCCAGCAAAATGAAATTCAAAATACCATGGAGAATATTCGCTCGATCTCGGAAAACGTCAAAGAGCTGAGCGAGGATTCCAAACGATTCCCGTCGCAAGCGATCTTCGGCGCGCCGCCGCCGCAGTCGGAGGCGGTGCGCAAATGA
- a CDS encoding ABC transporter substrate-binding protein, with protein sequence MGRGQPRDRRDLRRDGQDHDPEMTARSAVIPSTSEGSQQGAVMRKRADYFFIFVLSVGSVLSVRSSYAAQPQWSPALTKVIQDANKEGKLKLSWGEGTLGGTKRMALYEQSMNKMFGSTVKIGFTPGPSMPAMGSQIATELAAGQLAVSDIYIGAESYLVPLVNRKIFQTVEWQKLLPGRITNQMVEGDGQSLRVFSGLPGTPYNKNRVPKNEVPKTLKDFLKPFWKGKLASTPYVTGLNLLAAKELWGRDAALDYVKQFSKQVAGLIRCNEMDRVVTGEFLALVMDCNGARTFELQAQGAPLEHNVARDAAMVRHFYLNIPKNAENPNAAKLFTTFMLTKEAQKLLWESDFSDLYLFPESQLGQKVRALEKQGVKFFVPTLEWVANNPEIEKVSEEMVKIVTQK encoded by the coding sequence ATGGGTCGCGGCCAACCCAGAGATCGACGCGATCTCCGAAGAGATGGTCAAGATCATGACCCAGAAATGACCGCGCGAAGCGCGGTCATCCCGAGCACGAGCGAGGGATCTCAACAAGGAGCTGTTATGCGCAAAAGAGCTGATTATTTTTTCATATTCGTCTTATCCGTCGGATCCGTCCTATCGGTCCGATCTAGTTATGCTGCCCAGCCCCAATGGTCGCCGGCGCTCACCAAGGTGATCCAAGACGCCAACAAAGAAGGCAAGCTCAAACTCAGCTGGGGCGAAGGCACCTTGGGCGGAACTAAGAGAATGGCGCTCTACGAACAGTCGATGAACAAAATGTTCGGCAGCACGGTGAAGATCGGTTTCACTCCCGGACCGTCCATGCCAGCGATGGGTAGCCAGATCGCCACCGAATTGGCGGCCGGACAACTGGCGGTCAGCGATATTTACATCGGTGCCGAAAGTTATCTTGTGCCGTTGGTCAACCGGAAAATTTTCCAAACGGTGGAATGGCAAAAACTCTTGCCCGGCCGGATCACCAATCAAATGGTCGAAGGCGACGGCCAGAGCTTGCGCGTCTTCTCAGGTTTGCCGGGCACGCCCTACAATAAAAATCGCGTGCCGAAAAACGAAGTGCCAAAAACCCTCAAAGATTTTTTGAAACCGTTCTGGAAAGGTAAGCTCGCGTCAACGCCGTACGTCACCGGCTTGAACCTGCTCGCCGCCAAAGAATTATGGGGCCGCGACGCCGCCCTCGATTACGTCAAGCAATTTTCCAAACAGGTCGCCGGCCTGATCCGCTGCAATGAGATGGACCGGGTCGTCACCGGCGAATTTTTAGCTTTGGTGATGGACTGCAACGGCGCACGAACCTTCGAACTGCAAGCCCAAGGCGCGCCTCTGGAACATAACGTCGCCCGTGACGCCGCCATGGTACGCCATTTTTATTTGAACATTCCCAAGAACGCTGAGAACCCCAATGCCGCCAAGCTCTTCACCACATTCATGTTGACCAAGGAAGCGCAAAAACTGCTCTGGGAAAGCGACTTTTCCGATCTCTATCTGTTTCCCGAATCCCAATTGGGACAAAAGGTCCGAGCGCTAGAGAAACAAGGCGTAAAATTCTTCGTGCCGACGCTGGAATGGGTCGCCAACAACCCCGAGATCGAAAAGGTCTCCGAAGAAATGGTCAAAATCGTTACGCAGAAATGA
- a CDS encoding iron ABC transporter permease, translated as MSPTPQQIMVKLFTQKFSRQSGQADPWAIAMVAVASFVSLLILAPLAVVLWLSFFDGSPIDPITKYSWKNYLTVFAEPFTYKVLWNTACFSFIALVVSFMFGLPTAWLVERTDFPGKTILLTFMTVGLLIPGFAVAMGWLFLLHPRIGIVNQWLQDAFGLIDAPISITTITGMGWVQGLNLTPVAFIMTAGAFRAMDPKLEEAAEASGASTTRMIWNVTIPLIWPGILAAGIYIFTVGLSAFDVPAIIGWSNRIFTFSTYMYLLVSPQEGLPRYGLSATFSIMGIVLAAGLGWWYARVQSRSHQYEIITGKAYQPKIVKLGRRAILAWLYVGAYLVLSKLIPLAMLVWASLLKYFEMPSAEAFAHTSMQNYYGLPWDLVLRGIANTSILMLLTPTITVIVSLIFAWVVLRSKIRGRFIFDFFAFLPHAVPNIIFAIGAVLLALFVLKNYIPLYGTIWLLLLLYIIVRLSYGTRMMNSSLIQIHRELEEAAYVAGSSTWNVVRRILVPILTPPILYGWLWIALLTYRELTLAVLLSRSENTTLPVVVWSIWLNGGFGQAAALTLVMLCILVPIIALYWIVAQRSGIGTRAV; from the coding sequence TTGTCTCCGACTCCACAACAGATCATGGTCAAACTTTTCACCCAAAAATTCTCTCGGCAATCCGGCCAAGCCGATCCTTGGGCGATCGCCATGGTCGCGGTGGCGTCATTTGTCAGCCTGCTCATACTCGCGCCTTTGGCGGTGGTGCTGTGGTTGAGTTTTTTCGACGGTTCGCCCATCGATCCGATCACTAAATATTCCTGGAAAAACTATCTGACGGTTTTCGCCGAGCCCTTCACTTATAAAGTTCTCTGGAACACCGCCTGTTTCTCGTTCATCGCCTTGGTCGTGTCGTTTATGTTCGGCCTGCCCACCGCGTGGCTGGTCGAGCGCACCGACTTTCCGGGGAAAACTATTTTGCTGACGTTCATGACCGTCGGCTTGCTGATTCCCGGCTTCGCCGTCGCCATGGGCTGGCTGTTTCTGCTTCATCCGCGCATCGGCATCGTCAATCAATGGCTGCAAGACGCCTTCGGCCTCATCGACGCGCCGATCAGCATCACGACGATCACCGGCATGGGCTGGGTGCAGGGGCTCAATCTAACTCCAGTCGCCTTCATCATGACCGCCGGCGCTTTCCGCGCCATGGACCCCAAGCTCGAAGAAGCCGCCGAAGCCAGCGGCGCCAGCACCACGCGGATGATTTGGAATGTGACGATACCGCTCATCTGGCCGGGCATCCTCGCCGCCGGAATTTATATTTTCACCGTCGGTCTATCCGCCTTCGACGTGCCGGCGATCATCGGCTGGTCGAACCGCATTTTTACTTTCAGCACCTACATGTATCTGCTCGTCAGTCCCCAGGAAGGTTTGCCGCGCTACGGCTTGAGCGCGACTTTCAGCATCATGGGCATTGTTCTCGCCGCCGGCTTGGGTTGGTGGTACGCCCGCGTGCAGAGCCGCAGCCATCAATATGAAATCATCACCGGCAAAGCCTACCAGCCGAAGATCGTCAAACTCGGCCGACGCGCGATTCTCGCCTGGCTCTACGTCGGCGCGTATCTGGTCCTGAGCAAACTGATTCCCCTCGCCATGCTGGTCTGGGCCTCGCTGTTAAAATATTTTGAGATGCCGTCGGCGGAAGCCTTCGCGCATACCTCCATGCAAAACTATTACGGCCTGCCTTGGGATCTGGTCCTGCGCGGTATCGCCAACACGTCGATTTTGATGCTGCTCACGCCGACCATCACGGTGATCGTCAGCCTGATCTTCGCCTGGGTCGTGCTACGGTCGAAAATCCGCGGCCGTTTCATCTTTGATTTTTTCGCCTTTCTACCTCACGCCGTGCCCAACATTATTTTTGCCATCGGCGCCGTGCTGCTGGCGCTGTTCGTCTTGAAAAATTATATCCCGCTGTACGGCACCATTTGGCTGCTGCTCTTGCTCTACATCATCGTCCGTCTGAGCTACGGCACGCGCATGATGAACAGCTCACTGATTCAAATCCATCGCGAACTCGAAGAAGCCGCCTACGTCGCCGGCAGCAGCACCTGGAACGTGGTCCGGCGCATTCTCGTGCCGATCCTAACGCCGCCGATCCTTTACGGCTGGCTCTGGATCGCGCTCCTTACCTATCGTGAGCTGACTCTCGCGGTCTTATTGTCACGGTCGGAAAACACCACGCTGCCGGTGGTGGTCTGGAGCATATGGCTCAACGGCGGTTTCGGCCAAGCCGCGGCGTTGACGCTAGTCATGCTTTGTATTTTAGTGCCGATCATTGCGCTCTATTGGATCGTCGCCCAACGCTCCGGCATCGGCACGCGGGCAGTGTAA